The stretch of DNA GAACTTTCCCGTCTTCAGTATTCAACATCACTGGATTGGAAAGGTTTGATATCTCCTCGAATGGTTTTAGTGGCTCAATTCCTCCCACTCTGGGAACCTTAAATAAACTTCAGCTGTTTCACATTGCTTACAATAGTTTTGGAAGTGGGAGGGCTCGTGATTTGGATTTCCTTTCATCATTTACAAATTGTACTCATTTGCGCATACTTATTTTGGATGGCAATGGATTTGGTGGTGAGGTGCCACGTCTTATCGGCAATTTTTCTACCAACCTGAATATTCTTAGTACGGGGTCGAATCAAATATCTGGAACGATACCTGAAGGAATTTGGCAGCTAATCAGTTTGGCCGATATCACCATGGAAAATAATTATCTAGTGGGAACTGTTCCAGATTCAATTGTAAGGCTTAAAAATCTAGTACGATTAAACCTAGGAGAAAACAAATTGTCTGGTAATATTCCTACTGCCATTGGCAATCTTACTATGCTGTCTGAACTTTATCTGTACAGAAACAGATTCGTTGGACACATTCCATTAAGCCTTAAATACTGCATGCGAATGCAGTCAATTGGTGTTTCCACCAACAACTTGAATGGGGATATCCCTAATCAAACCTTTGGCAATTTGGAAGATTTGACAAAGCTTGACTTATCCTACCATTCTTTCACTGGTTCCATCCCTTCAGACTTTGGAAACTTGAAGCACCTTTCCGGTTTGTATCTTCGTGGAAACAAATTGTCTGGTGAATTACCCCAAGAGCTTGGCGCTTGTTACGGGTTAACAGAGCTTGCATTGGAGAGTAACTTCTTCCGCGGAAGCATACCGTCGTTCTTGGGCTCTTTAGGATCCCTTGAATTCCTAGACCTTTCTAACAATAACTTCTCAAGCACAATCCCTGTTGAACTACAAAAGTTGAGTTATTTGAATACTTTGAACTTGTCTTTTAACCATCTTTGTGGTGAGGTTCCCACAGGAGGTGTCTTTAATAATGTTACAGCAATTTCACTCATTGGAAATAAGGATCTCTGTGGTGGCATACCTCAACTGAAGCTTCCTGCATGCTCTAAGTTGTCCTCAAAGAAACACAAGTGGTCTTTTAAAACGAAACTCATCCTCATCATTGCAATTGTCGTTGGAGTGGGTGTGGTTACTTCAACACTGTTTATCAGCATCTATTTGTTCAGAAAAAGGCCCATAACACCCAAAACACCATCGACTTCATGTTCTCGTAAAAACAAGTACGTGAAGGTTTCTTATGGAGATCTGCATAAAGCAACCAATGGATTTTCTTCATCCAATTTGGTAGGTTCGGGAGGCTTTGGTTCTGTATATAGTGGATCTCTTCTCCCTTTCGAAACACCTATTGCTGTGAAggtattgaatcttgaaagaGGTGGTGCATCAAAGAGTTTCGCAGCTGAGTGCAAGGCTCTAGGAAGGATCATGCATCGGAATCTTGTCAACATCTTGACTTGTTGTTCAAGTATTGATTATAACGGTAAAGATTTCAAGGCTATAGTTTTCGAGTTCATGCCTAATGGCACTCTAGAAAGTTTGCTGCACGACAAAGTAGAGCCCAAATCTAAAAATTTGAGTCTCAACCTTGATCTTGTGGTAAATATTGCTCTTGACGTTGCTAATGCATTGGATTATCTTCATCATGATTCTGAGGAAGCTGTGGTTCACTGTGATATTAAGCCAAGCAACGTTCTTCTTGATGATGACATGGTTGCTCACTTGGGTGATTTTGGGTTAGCAAGACTCCTTCATGTGGCGACGGGACATTCCAGCAGAGATGAGGTTAGTTCCTCTGCAATTAGAGGAACCTTTGGATATATTCCACCAGGTAAAGTGCTTCTCTATCCTTTAAAATGGTTACCTATGTTTgactatatttttatgtataatgtTGTTAAAGGGTATAGTTTATATAGTTTAGCGTAGATTttgttatatgtatttaatttgtTGCGATAACAAAAAAATGGTGGTGAAAACAGAGTACGGAACAGGTTGCCGAGTATCAGCTAAAGGAGATATGTACAGTTACGGAATTCTTGTGCTGGAGATGCTGACAGGAAGGAAACCAACAGATTCAATGTTTGGTGAGGGTGTAAGCCTACACAAATTCTGCGAAATGGCAATTCCAGAAGGAATCACTGAGATAGTAGATTCACGTTTGCTTGTGCCAACTGCTGCAGAAGGAAGAAAGGTTATGGAAAGCAAAATTAGGGAGTATTTGGTTGCTTTAGCTAGGATTGGAGTTGGATGTTCTGCAGAATTACCTGTTGAGCGAATGGACATGAAAGATGTGGTATTGGAGCTGCACACAATCAAACAGAGTCTGTCACTGACTCATTAGTTGCAAGTTTTTAAGTCTTAAGTCAATCACTACTATGTTTTCTTTCACCTGTTACTGTCTTTTCAACCTTTTCAGTTTCTACTTAGTGGTGTAAATTGCTGCGCAATAATGGAAAAGGTTTGGGAAAAAAGACCCTGGCACcgaaaatatttatgtatgtgCTTCCTAAAAGCCAAAAATCATGctgaataaaaatatgtatcttTTTCATTTGAAATATACTTATTACTTACTGAATAAAAAAGTAAGattcaaatttcatatttatcaAGCAccgaaaataaaaatacatataaaatttgacataggaaatgaaaataagcataataaaaTGTGCCACTTCACATCTTTGTTTGATCTTATTAAAAGTGAAATAGTATAATTGTGTGAATATCAATGTAACTCAGCAAATAaagaatacataaaaaaaaattgatataaagttaccAAGAATACGTGTGATGCGTTCATGAGAGGAAACCTCGATACCTAAGGAACATGGGAATTATTATCATGAACATTATGTAAATGATGCATGTCTAAAAATAGTTAAAGCAAAAGAAGAACAATTCTACTTTTAAAGCAAAATaagaaagttattaattattactttcgCGACTTTAACGATAAGTATCCCTGTtgtttcaataattaaatcaaaattacttGAGATGTTGGTAGAAATAATATccttaaaatgtattaatattgTCTTCCTCACTTTGTGAGGATAAATCACCGAGGTTTATCACCTCAATGTGAACAACTGGTGTTTCTTTTCCTTTGATATTTATAATCTTTGAAAAAGAGGAAAATAAtgagttaataaaattaattaaatgaaatttaaactcATGTGACTTCAATGGACaatgatttatttgtttataaacaCTAAAGAGATCGCAACAGGATCGACAAATGAAATGTTAATAAGGGACTTCGTTCATAGGAGAAATGACCTCTATTAATAAGACAATTTGTTGAACAAGTTtgtctttctttattttaatcttgtatataataaaatgtcttttcaaaatcttattttattttttttttatactcaatTTCAACTTATTAACAAATCAGTTATCATTTTGTTCTCTCCTAATATCTTTCCACTACTAAAATcgttatttgaattttttacctCATCCAAGactttttagaatatttttttcataacttgGTATCCTCTTTTCTTTCCAAGTCTCAACTTCCATTTTCTcaataaattcatattaaacattttgaaattctttacTCCAAGATAATCCCCTTCATTGGTATTGGTTTTATTAACGGAGTCTCACTTTACCTATGTAATTTTTCTTGACCCTACTTCATAAAAAAGTccctttctatttgttttttaattttttttctatattaacaTGTATCTTGAACAAAGATAAGTAGTACAGAGGAATGTAGATGATACGCTTTTTGAAAAGTAACTCTACCAACAAAATAATACTCATGATCATGTGagaccctttttttttctattttacacTCTGTCCTAAGGAAGGATTGGACCTGACTTTTTTAAGAGTCCAAGTTTAACCCACTTTGGAAACTCCAAGACCTTCTCAGAGTCACTTACTCTTCATTCTACCACTTTTTACAGAGAACAGTTTCTCCCCCTCCCTTGTAGTGTTgcaagagctctgctagggcaccaGCTTTTGCCTCCCGTAGCTAGTGAGTCATCCCTATTCGGAGCTGCCTGAGCTCATATCTCCGTATAAGTAGATCTCAACCTTCGTTTTTCCAGTTGTGTTGTGGTGGTCCTGCTTAGGATTCGTTCTTGTACTTGTAACTCTGTTTTGATTCAGGTGTCGATATATTTCAACTCCTTAATGTGTTCCTGGAGCTATGGTGCTCTTCCTTAAAGTTCAGTTTCGTTTAGCTAAGTCTCATTAAGGTAAGCGAAGCTAGGCTGtcacgttatttctattttatgcgattaatgttttgtgaaatatgagaaaagattgtggaaaatgttagtttttggtatatttctgagttaggggttcaaatattcatgaaattgTGATATTTGACCTTATTTCTCTTATTCTGAATGCGTCGCGCAGTCGTTGGGTGACGTGTATTTTTCTCatatgcgcagttttagtaaaattgacttttctgactcattaaccgttggattgaacTCAAATTTGGACAcgtggttcataacatgctattttgtattttgaccggttggattgtcaattagatgtctgtagcttgagaaatgtgtcacgcattactgcagtgattttggttttttgataataaatttttttagggattttggtgtaagaattatggttgtgtgttgtacttgattgtatggaattgcatgtacttaaatgttggcactcatttatttaggatgaatactattttgtgatatatgtatgtcatggtatgcatttataaagtatgagattaaatgaaatcttgttatgttgagtatgaaatggaaaacatgacttgTTTGGTTGGTGGTGGATTGACATGAGACCTGAATGAATGAGTATCGAATGTTTAGTCACAATGGTATACCATTTATAtgtttcaatttcaaaatatatacactGCCCATCTGCATGGACCTACAACAACTTTAATGCAAAAATTCTCATAAACTATGGAGATGGAAATCATTGTAATGAAAATGGTTTCAATATAATGTTTCGATGTCCAAAATAGTTAATTAAGGTAAACAATTAACATAACACAAGTATTCAAATAACATAACAGCCAACACCACATCCAATTATTACCGTTTGACTTAACCACAACGATAGTGCCATTAAATATGCATACACTTAATACACAACCATACGAACTTCCCCAGACACCACACAATCACAAATGATCAAAAATGCTTAAAACCACAACTCAAAAATTTGAAATGCTAAAAAACCTAAAAACCAAGGAATGACTCATTTCCTTGCAATCCATCAATGAAGATGCAAAAAATCACAATTTATCTATCTTAAAACCATAAAATCCACACAATGACCATTTATTTGTAATCAATCAATGGGTTCACACAAAAACCCTAAGGGAAAATGGAgaaataattaatctttttcaCTAATGGGAttcttttcaaattcaaatagaaAGCGTCCAAAACCCCTAATCTGTGGTGACCAAGCACAACCGTGGAAGTCAAGATGAAAGGAGAAGATGAATACTGATTTTTCGTGGGTGGAAACGAAGAAAGAAAATGGAAGGGTTACAAAATGCATACTTGATTTTCATTCTCGACGACGCCTACCGGAAATGAAAGGGAGGACGGAGTTTCGCAATTGTTGTGGGGTTCCGAGGAGAAGAAAGTGGAGCCCGAAAATGCCACCTTCGACAATGCCTAACACAAGCCATAGTGGGTGGAAAAGAATGGGGCTGGGGTTCTTCAATGGAAGCTTATGTGATTTGGGAATTTTTTAGGGTGGAGAGGAAATGGGTTCTGTTTGAAAGAATGGTGTAATGGTaagagagtgtgtgtgtgtgtatgtttgGCACAATGGTTTTTTACTTTCTCCTGCAACTTTTAagttaaggaaaaaataaattaaaattcaataacaAATGACACGTAATGTGATAAGAGAAGTGGTAAGAAATACTAGTTAGTGTATCATTCTcgaaaatatttatgtatgtgCTTCCTAAAAGCCAAAAATCATGctgaataaaaatatgtatcttTTTCATTTGAAATATACTTATTACTTGCTGAATAAAAAAGTaagattcaaatttaatatttatcaagcaccgaaaataaaaatacatataaaatttgaCATAGGAAATGAAAATAAGCATAAAAATGTGCAACTTCACATCTTTGTTTGATCTTATTAGAAGTGAAATAGTATAATTGTGTGAATATCAATGTAACTCGGCAAATAaagaatacataaaaaaaaattgtgagatAAAGTTACCAAGAATACGTGTGATGCGTTCATGAGAGGAAACCTCGACACCTAAGGAACATGGGAATTATTATCATCAACATTATGTAAATGATGCatgtttaaaaatagttaaagcAAAAGAAGAACAATTCTACTTTTAAAGCAAAATAAGAAAGTTATTCGTTATTACTTTATCGACTTTAACGATAATGATCCCTGTtgtttcaataattaaatcaaaattacttGAGATGTTGGTAGAAATAGTATCcttaaaatgtattaatgttGTCTTCCTCACTTTGCGAGGATAAATCACCGAGGTTTATCACCTCAATGTGAACTGGTGTTTCTTTTCCTTTGATATTTATAATCtttgaaaaagatgaaaataatgagttaataaaattaattaaatgaaattcaaaCTCATATGACTTGAAAGGACaatgatttatttgtttataaccACTAAAGAGATCGCAACAGGATCGACAAATGAAATGTTAGTAAGGGACTTCGTTCATCGGAGAAATTGCCTCTATTAATAAGACAATTTGTTGAACAAGTTtgtctttctttattttaatcttgtaaataataaaatgtcttttcaaaatcttattttattgtcttttttaaTGCTCAATTTCAACTTATTAACAAATAAGTTATCATTTTGTTCTCTCCAATATCTCTCCACCACTAAAACTCGTTGAATTTTTTTACCTCATCCAAggttttttagaatatttttttcataacttgGTATCCTCTTTTCAAGTCTCAACTTCCATTTTCTcaataaattcatattaaacattttgaaattctttacTCCAAGATAATCCCCTTCATTGATATTGGTTTTATTAATGGAGTCTCTCTTCACCTATGTAATTTTTCTTGACCCTACTCCATAAAAAGTCcctttgtatttaatttttaatttttttttctatattaaccGGTATcttgaacaaaaataagtagtATACAGGAATGGTACACAATACGCTTTTAGGAAAGTAACTCTACCAACAAAGTAATACTTATGATTCAACTttatataaaatagataattgatGACTATGATatcatcttaaaaaaaacatgcaTTCTATAAATATTCACattaatgaatcaattttgtgagattaaaccaaattttaaatggatattttaataaaagttgcAACTTGGAAATTAgtccatatatttttaatattttttttctatgataaaatttgttttgattcCTTATTCCTTACAAAGTTATTGTATCCCAGTTTGTTTAATGAATCTTTACTATAGATAAAATACttgtttaggaaaaaaaaaaacttatatccAATGTCCTGAGTATTGCATGTGTTGTGTTGCTTttcaattatgtttaaaatttcactGAAGTAGTACTCTAAAGTGgttgttccttttttttctttagttcttTTAGGTTTAGTAAATACAGTTATCATTTCACATTTCACATgtgaatattatattatatttatgatattcACATTTAACTCTTTTCAGTGTAATTTTTCAATAGTTGAAGTTTTTTTAGGTTATATTTGACAGTCCTAGGCCCATTTGAAGACCCTGAGCCCACTGCCCCCACTCCCCACGCAAGAGGTCAACAATCATATTAGTTAGGCCATTCCCATAAAGCAGGGCAATGACAAAAATTGATGCAATAGTTGTGAACGATAGAATAAATGCATATATAGGTTATATTAACAGGAGTAAAATGCACTCAAGAAATTTTGGTGTTCTCATTATGACAGAATCCACTTACAAAGTCAAAGTGCACTTGGCAAATTTACTATTAAGTTTCTACAAGTACAGTACAGTGTGGAAAAAATTCAGTCAATATTTAGTCTACACGTTAAGTTTTAAGTTATGTAATGATTGATCTGACCTGTTCTTTGTGGAAGAAACAAAAGCAATAGTATCACCACTACCTTTCATCTAACCTTAGTGCTTCAACAACTAACATACACTATGGATTACTTCAACATGATTTTAAGGATGCTCATAAAAAAACGTAAGACCACATCCTACTATGTGCAAAACAATGGCTGTAATTCTATTCATGTTCATTCTCAGTGTTGTTTCACAGAACTTAGTGTACATGATGCCACCTACAGTTGCTCTCTCTTTGAGTTCAGAGAGTGACAAGCTGGCTTTACTTGCTTTGAAGCATGAGCTTACCAATGGAGTCGCCAATGCTCTTCCATCGTGGAATAACTCTTTACATTTCTGTGAGTGGCAGGGTGTTACATGCGGACACCGCCACATGAGAGTCTCTGTCTTGCACTTGGAAAATGAAAACTGGGGTGGCACTCTTGGACCATCTTTGGGAAATCTAAGCTTCCTCACAACCCTCATTCTTTCCAACATCAACTTGCATGGGGAAATTCCCACACAAATTGGTCGACTAAAGAGATTGCAGGTTCTTGACTTGAGCCACAACGGTCTAAATGGTCAGATTCCTGTACACCTTTCTAACTGCACTAAACTTGAGATGATTAACTTGTTGTACAATAAACTCACAGGAAAAGTTCCCTCCTGGTTTGGAAGTGGATCCATGACACGGCTAAATAAGTTGCTTCTTGGTGTCAACGATCTAGTTGGTACTATCCCACCTTCCTTGGGGAATCTATCATCCcttcaaaatattttccttGCAAGAAATCATTTGGTGGGAAGTATACCACATGTTTTGGGTCggttatcaaatttaaaaatcgTGAATCTGGCTTTAAATAGTTTGTCAGGAGTAGTCCCTGATTCTCtttataatctttctaatattcAAATTCTTGCTCTCGCGAACAACCAGTTATCAGGTATTCTTCCATCAAAAATGCAACTTGGTTTTCCAAACCTTCAAGCCTTTTTGTTTGGAGCGAACCAGTTCAGTGGAACATTCCCGTCTTCAGTATCCAACATCACCGGATTGCAAGCGTTTGATATCTCCTACAATGGTTTTAGTGGGCCAATTCCTCCCACTTTCGGAAGCttaaataaacttcaaatgCTTAACCTTTGTTACAATAGTTTTGGAAGTGGGAGAGCTCGTGACTTGGATTTCCTTTTGTCATTAACAAATTGTACTCATTTGCGCATACTTCATTTGGATGGAAATGGATTTGGTGGTGCAGTGCCAGGTCTTATCGGCAATTTTTCTACCTATCTGAGTATTCTTACTATGGGGTTGAATCAAATATCTGGAACGATACCTGAAGGAATTTGGCAGCTAATCGGTTTAACCGACATAGACATGGGAGAAAATTATCTACAGGGAACTATTCCGGATTCAATTGGAAGGCTCAAAAATCTAGTAGGACTGGACctagaagaaaacaaattgtcTGGTAATATTCCTACCGCCATTGGCAATCTCACTATATTGTCTGAACTTTCTCTGCATTCAAATAGTTTTGTTGGTGGCATTCCATTAAGCCTCAAATACTGCACGCGACTGGAGAGATTTAGTGTTTCGACCAACAATTTAAATGGAGATATCCCTAATCAAACATTTGGCAATTTTGAAGGTTTGGTAAAACTCGACTTATCTTACAATTCTTTCACTGGTTCCATCCCTTCAGAGTTTGAAAACTTGAAGCACCTTTCCGTATTATATCTTCAGGTAAACAAATTTTCTGGTGAAATACCTGAAGAGCTTGGCGCTTGTTCCGGGTTAACAAAACTTGTGTTACAGAGTAACTTCTTCCGGGGAAGCATACCTTCGTTTTTGGGCTCTTTAGGATCCCTTGAATTCCTAGACCTTTCGAACAACAACTTCTCATGCACAATCCCTGTTGAACTACAAAAGTTGAGTTATTTGAATACTTTGAACTTGTCTTTTAACCATCTTTATGGTGAGGTTCCCACCGGAGGTGTCTTTAACAATGTTACAGCAATTTCACTCATTGGAAATAAGGATCTGTGTGGAGGGATACCTCAACTGAAGCTTCCTGCATGTTCTAAGTTGCCCTCAAACAAACACAAGTGGTCTTTCAGAAAGAAACCCATCCTTATCATTGCAATTGTCGTTGGAGTGGGTTTGATAACTTCAACACTGTTTATCAGCATCTATCTGATCAGGAAAAGTCCCAAAACACAATCGACTTCTTGGTCTCCTGAAAAAAAGTACGTAAAGGTTTCTTATGGAGATCTGCATAAAGCAACCGATGGATTTTCTTCATCCAATTTGGTAGGTTCTGGAAGCTTTGGTTCTGTATATAGTGGATATCTTCTCCCTTTCAAAACACCCGTTGCTGTGAAGGTATTGAATCTTGAAAAGTGTGGAGCGTCAAAAAGTTTCGTAGCTGAGTGCAAGGTTGTAGGAATGATAATGCATCGGAATCTTGTCAACATCTTGACTTGTTGTTCAAGTATTGATTATAACGGTAAAGATTTCAAGGCTATAGTTTTTGAATTCATGCCTAATGGCAGTCTAGAAAGTTTGCTGTACGACAACGTTGAGCCCGATACTAGAAGTTTCAGTGTCAACCTTGATCTTGTGGTAAATATTGCTCTTGATGTTGCTAATGCATTGGATTATCTTCATCATGGTTCTTCGCAAGCTGTGGTTCACTGTGATATTAAGCCAAGCAACGTTCTTCTTGATGATGCCATTGTTGCTCACTTGGGAGATTTTGGGTTAGCAAGGCTCCTTCATGTGGCGACGGGACATTCCAGCAGAGATGAGGTTAGTTCGTCTGCAATTAGAGGAACCATTGGATATGTTCCACCAGGTAAAGTGCTTCTCTATCCTTTAAAATGGCTACCTATGCTTTTTAAATTACCCAGAGTCAACATCAGcatatatgtatttaatttgtTGTGATAAAAAATGATGGTGGAAACAGAATACGGAGCAGGGCGTGGAGTATCAACTAAAGGAGATATGTACAGTTACGGAATTGTTGTGCTGGAGATGGTGACAGGAAGGAAACCAACAGATGCAATGTTTGGTGAGGGTTTAAG from Vigna unguiculata cultivar IT97K-499-35 chromosome 8, ASM411807v1, whole genome shotgun sequence encodes:
- the LOC114193936 gene encoding probable LRR receptor-like serine/threonine-protein kinase At3g47570 — encoded protein: MCKTMAVILFMFILSVVSQNLLYMMPPTVALSLSSESDKLALLALKHELTNGVANALPSWNNSLHFCEWQGVTCGHRHMRVSVSHLENQTWGGTLGPSLGNLSFLTTLILYNINLYGEIPTQIGQLKRLQLLDLSLNNLNGQIPIHLTNCSKLEAIGLLENKLTGKVPSWFGSGSMTRLKTLFLGTNDLVGTIPPSLGNLSSLQYISVKGNHLVGSIPHVLGQLSNLKRLDLGLNSLSGVVPYSLYNLSSIQSFALDANQLSGTFPSKMQLVFPNLRAFLVGGNQFNGTFPSSVFNITGLERFDISSNGFSGSIPPTLGTLNKLQLFHIAYNSFGSGRARDLDFLSSFTNCTHLRILILDGNGFGGEVPRLIGNFSTNLNILSTGSNQISGTIPEGIWQLISLADITMENNYLVGTVPDSIVRLKNLVRLNLGENKLSGNIPTAIGNLTMLSELYLYRNRFVGHIPLSLKYCMRMQSIGVSTNNLNGDIPNQTFGNLEDLTKLDLSYHSFTGSIPSDFGNLKHLSGLYLRGNKLSGELPQELGACYGLTELALESNFFRGSIPSFLGSLGSLEFLDLSNNNFSSTIPVELQKLSYLNTLNLSFNHLCGEVPTGGVFNNVTAISLIGNKDLCGGIPQLKLPACSKLSSKKHKWSFKTKLILIIAIVVGVGVVTSTLFISIYLFRKRPITPKTPSTSCSRKNKYVKVSYGDLHKATNGFSSSNLVGSGGFGSVYSGSLLPFETPIAVKVLNLERGGASKSFAAECKALGRIMHRNLVNILTCCSSIDYNGKDFKAIVFEFMPNGTLESLLHDKVEPKSKNLSLNLDLVVNIALDVANALDYLHHDSEEAVVHCDIKPSNVLLDDDMVAHLGDFGLARLLHVATGHSSRDEVSSSAIRGTFGYIPPEYGTGCRVSAKGDMYSYGILVLEMLTGRKPTDSMFGEGVSLHKFCEMAIPEGITEIVDSRLLVPTAAEGRKVMESKIREYLVALARIGVGCSAELPVERMDMKDVVLELHTIKQSLSLTH
- the LOC114194051 gene encoding probable LRR receptor-like serine/threonine-protein kinase At3g47570 translates to MCKTMAVILFMFILSVVSQNLVYMMPPTVALSLSSESDKLALLALKHELTNGVANALPSWNNSLHFCEWQGVTCGHRHMRVSVLHLENENWGGTLGPSLGNLSFLTTLILSNINLHGEIPTQIGRLKRLQVLDLSHNGLNGQIPVHLSNCTKLEMINLLYNKLTGKVPSWFGSGSMTRLNKLLLGVNDLVGTIPPSLGNLSSLQNIFLARNHLVGSIPHVLGRLSNLKIVNLALNSLSGVVPDSLYNLSNIQILALANNQLSGILPSKMQLGFPNLQAFLFGANQFSGTFPSSVSNITGLQAFDISYNGFSGPIPPTFGSLNKLQMLNLCYNSFGSGRARDLDFLLSLTNCTHLRILHLDGNGFGGAVPGLIGNFSTYLSILTMGLNQISGTIPEGIWQLIGLTDIDMGENYLQGTIPDSIGRLKNLVGLDLEENKLSGNIPTAIGNLTILSELSLHSNSFVGGIPLSLKYCTRLERFSVSTNNLNGDIPNQTFGNFEGLVKLDLSYNSFTGSIPSEFENLKHLSVLYLQVNKFSGEIPEELGACSGLTKLVLQSNFFRGSIPSFLGSLGSLEFLDLSNNNFSCTIPVELQKLSYLNTLNLSFNHLYGEVPTGGVFNNVTAISLIGNKDLCGGIPQLKLPACSKLPSNKHKWSFRKKPILIIAIVVGVGLITSTLFISIYLIRKSPKTQSTSWSPEKKYVKVSYGDLHKATDGFSSSNLVGSGSFGSVYSGYLLPFKTPVAVKVLNLEKCGASKSFVAECKVVGMIMHRNLVNILTCCSSIDYNGKDFKAIVFEFMPNGSLESLLYDNVEPDTRSFSVNLDLVVNIALDVANALDYLHHGSSQAVVHCDIKPSNVLLDDAIVAHLGDFGLARLLHVATGHSSRDEVSSSAIRGTIGYVPPEYGAGRGVSTKGDMYSYGIVVLEMVTGRKPTDAMFGEGLSLHKFCQMAIPEGMSEIADSRLVAATGEEGRRMMESKIRECLVGLARIGVGCSAELPSERMDIKDVVLEMHSIKQRLCH